A window of the Parabacteroides merdae ATCC 43184 genome harbors these coding sequences:
- a CDS encoding efflux RND transporter permease subunit, giving the protein MFEIFIRRPILSGVISVVIVFLGLLAITSLPITQFPDIVPPSVTVTARYTGANADVMAKTVATPLERAINGVPGMTYMTTVCTNDGMSLTTIYFKVGTDPDVASVNVQNRVTTVLDELPEEVIRAGVITEKEVNSMLMYLNIMSTDSSHTEKFVYNFADINILRELKRIDGVGFVEIMGSRDYAMRVWLNPNRLAAYNMSPQEVTAAIRSQNIEAAPGKTGISSDKIPQQLQYVLQYSGKFSTPEEYGEIVLKALPDGSVLRLKDVATIEFDSEDYNMISMTDGKPSASIMIKQRPGSNAREVIQNIKAKMEEIKESSFAPGMDYNISYDVSRFLDASISVVLRTLLEAFLLVFIVVYLFLQDFRSTLIPAIAVPVSLVGTFFFMQMLGFSINMLTLFALVLAIGIVVDNAIVVVEAVHVKMHNEKLPPAKATEAAIREIGGAIIAITLVMSAVFVPVGFMSGTVGIFYRQFSLTLAVAIVISGVNALTLSPALCALMLKPVSHDKKVKKSLLARFFDGFNKRYDHLERRYKINLRLFLNRRFLTYASLIIFCLATWGMTFVLPSGFIPNEDQGMIYVNVDAPPGATLERSEAALSKVQAALLPLEEVETVSTLAGYSLMTETEGASFGMGMINLKPWNEREQTAEELMRVYADRVSHIKDADIQFFLPPTVPGFGNASGFELRLQDKTAGTFAELDEVAKSFVAKLNADPRLSGVTSGFNPNFPQYLLRVDLAKAAKLGIDVNESMETLQSYVGSFYSSNFVRFGQMYKVMLQAAPEYRMNPEDLFGLYAKNKEGNMVPYSNFMTMERVYGPSQITRYNLFTSAMITGEQAPGVSSGEALEAVEEIAAEVLPRGYDIEWSGVAREEKESGGQSLVIFAICLVFVYLLLAAQYESLLLPLPVILSLPAGVFGSFLLLYAVGLENNIYAQVALVMLIGLLGKNAILIIEVANQCRKEGVSIMGAAIQGATSRLRPILMTSFAFISGLIPLAVASGAGALGNRSIGTAAAGGMLIGTFVGIFLIPGLYVIFESLATYLKEKKQKANEEEYEF; this is encoded by the coding sequence ATGCCGATGTGATGGCTAAAACTGTGGCGACTCCCTTGGAACGTGCTATCAATGGTGTGCCCGGAATGACCTATATGACGACCGTTTGTACGAACGACGGTATGTCGCTGACGACGATCTATTTTAAGGTAGGAACCGATCCGGATGTCGCCTCCGTGAATGTGCAGAACCGTGTGACGACAGTCCTCGATGAACTTCCCGAAGAAGTGATCCGTGCCGGTGTGATTACCGAGAAAGAGGTAAACAGTATGTTGATGTATCTGAACATCATGAGCACGGACAGTTCGCATACCGAGAAGTTTGTGTACAATTTTGCCGATATCAATATCCTGCGTGAGCTGAAGCGAATCGATGGGGTCGGTTTTGTCGAGATCATGGGAAGCCGCGATTATGCGATGCGCGTGTGGCTGAACCCCAACCGGCTGGCAGCCTATAATATGTCACCGCAGGAGGTGACCGCCGCTATCCGTTCGCAAAATATCGAAGCTGCTCCTGGGAAGACCGGTATCAGTTCGGATAAGATTCCGCAGCAGTTGCAATATGTATTGCAATATAGCGGGAAGTTCAGCACTCCCGAAGAATATGGCGAGATCGTGTTGAAGGCGTTGCCGGACGGTTCGGTTCTCCGGTTGAAGGATGTGGCGACGATTGAGTTCGATTCGGAAGACTATAATATGATTTCCATGACCGACGGCAAGCCTTCCGCCTCTATCATGATCAAGCAGCGTCCGGGTTCGAATGCCCGTGAGGTGATTCAGAATATCAAAGCCAAGATGGAGGAAATCAAGGAAAGCAGTTTTGCCCCCGGAATGGATTATAATATATCGTACGATGTTTCGCGATTTCTGGATGCTTCGATTTCGGTTGTGCTCCGGACACTGTTGGAAGCCTTTTTGCTGGTGTTTATCGTGGTATATTTGTTCCTGCAGGATTTCCGTTCGACGTTGATTCCGGCGATAGCCGTTCCTGTTTCGCTTGTCGGGACTTTCTTCTTTATGCAGATGTTGGGCTTCTCCATCAATATGCTGACACTGTTCGCACTGGTGCTGGCAATCGGTATCGTGGTCGATAATGCTATTGTCGTGGTGGAGGCGGTACATGTGAAGATGCACAACGAAAAACTTCCACCGGCAAAAGCCACCGAAGCCGCCATTCGTGAAATCGGCGGGGCGATTATTGCCATTACTTTGGTGATGTCTGCCGTGTTCGTTCCGGTAGGTTTTATGTCCGGTACGGTCGGTATTTTCTATCGGCAGTTCTCGTTGACATTGGCGGTGGCGATTGTTATTTCGGGCGTGAATGCCTTGACGCTGTCTCCCGCACTCTGCGCCTTGATGCTGAAGCCTGTCTCGCATGACAAAAAGGTGAAGAAAAGTTTGTTGGCGCGTTTCTTCGACGGATTCAATAAGCGCTACGATCATCTGGAACGCCGTTATAAGATCAATCTGCGTTTGTTCCTGAACAGGCGTTTCCTGACCTATGCGTCGTTGATTATTTTCTGTCTGGCAACATGGGGTATGACGTTTGTGTTGCCTTCGGGTTTTATCCCTAATGAAGACCAGGGAATGATCTATGTGAATGTCGATGCGCCTCCCGGAGCGACTCTCGAACGTTCGGAAGCTGCTTTGAGCAAAGTGCAGGCCGCTCTGTTGCCGTTGGAAGAAGTGGAAACGGTTTCCACATTGGCAGGCTACAGCTTGATGACGGAAACGGAAGGAGCCAGTTTTGGCATGGGGATGATCAACTTGAAGCCTTGGAACGAACGCGAGCAGACGGCCGAGGAACTGATGCGCGTCTATGCTGACCGCGTGTCGCATATCAAGGATGCGGATATCCAGTTCTTCCTTCCACCGACGGTTCCCGGTTTCGGTAATGCCAGCGGTTTCGAACTTCGTTTGCAGGATAAGACTGCCGGGACATTTGCCGAGTTGGACGAAGTGGCCAAATCGTTTGTGGCCAAGCTGAATGCCGATCCTCGTTTGTCGGGTGTCACATCCGGTTTCAATCCGAACTTCCCGCAATATCTGTTGCGGGTCGATCTGGCCAAAGCGGCAAAACTGGGAATTGATGTGAACGAGTCGATGGAAACTTTGCAATCCTATGTCGGGAGTTTCTATTCTTCCAACTTCGTCCGTTTCGGGCAAATGTACAAGGTGATGTTGCAGGCTGCTCCCGAATATCGTATGAATCCGGAGGATCTGTTCGGTTTGTATGCTAAAAATAAAGAGGGGAACATGGTTCCGTATTCCAACTTCATGACAATGGAGCGCGTGTATGGTCCGAGTCAGATTACCCGTTATAACCTGTTTACTTCGGCCATGATTACCGGTGAACAAGCACCGGGAGTCAGCTCGGGTGAAGCCTTGGAAGCCGTAGAGGAGATTGCTGCCGAAGTGTTGCCGAGAGGCTACGATATAGAATGGTCCGGCGTTGCCCGTGAGGAGAAAGAATCCGGTGGACAATCCTTGGTTATTTTCGCGATCTGTCTGGTCTTTGTCTATCTTCTTCTGGCGGCCCAGTATGAAAGCCTTTTGCTGCCGCTTCCGGTTATCCTCTCGCTTCCGGCAGGTGTGTTCGGATCATTCCTTTTACTATATGCGGTGGGACTGGAGAATAATATTTATGCTCAGGTGGCACTCGTGATGCTGATCGGCCTCTTAGGTAAGAATGCGATCCTGATTATCGAGGTGGCGAACCAGTGCCGCAAGGAAGGCGTCAGCATTATGGGAGCGGCCATCCAAGGGGCAACCAGCCGTTTGCGTCCGATTCTGATGACTTCTTTTGCTTTTATCAGCGGTTTGATCCCGTTGGCGGTAGCCAGTGGCGCTGGTGCTTTGGGCAATCGTTCCATCGGGACGGCGGCGGCCGGAGGTATGCTGATCGGTACGTTCGTGGGGATCTTCCTGATACCGGGGCTTTATGTGATATTTGAATCGTTGGCAACTTACTTAAAGGAAAAGAAACAAAAAGCAAATGAAGAAGAATATGAGTTTTAA
- a CDS encoding TolC family protein, translated as MKKNMSFKIIATVGLWAAIGLTACKAPQLSPDGERAVLPEGDGHTYDTAFVKPLEWNVFFQDSILQGYVEVALQNNYSFKQSMERVTMSRANLQRAKGLLLPEVSLGIGTSVNRFGEYTMDGVGNSETNVPSLAKDKHIPDPYRDFGLFLNFQWEADIWGKLTRKKQAAVARWMASVEATRFAQSVLISELAVHYYELIGLDKRRDVLEEAHISSKRSYELTRQLKKEGAETQLAVDQFHARMLLIESKLLENDQLIGEKERAIACLLGVFPFEIRRMSFEELRQIPFPLSDGVPANMLTLRPDVRAAEMELLASKADVMAAKAAFYPSLVLGAGGGFNSFDLGKWFTAPASLVYDLAAGITAPVFQRNQIRSMWNEARASQRIALSQYHETALKAYTEVLDLYCAGLNQVERVRLKEVETVAHQRSVTNANELFKLNYVGFLEVLSANERYLDSELERIDIITDLCRKKILLYRALGGGC; from the coding sequence ATGAAGAAGAATATGAGTTTTAAGATAATTGCTACAGTTGGCTTGTGGGCCGCGATCGGCCTTACAGCTTGCAAGGCTCCGCAGCTCTCTCCGGATGGGGAACGTGCCGTACTGCCAGAAGGAGATGGGCATACCTATGACACTGCATTTGTAAAGCCGTTGGAGTGGAATGTGTTTTTCCAGGATTCCATCTTACAAGGATATGTGGAGGTCGCTTTGCAGAATAACTATTCGTTCAAGCAAAGCATGGAACGGGTGACAATGAGCCGGGCCAACCTGCAACGGGCAAAAGGCTTGCTATTGCCTGAAGTTAGCCTCGGCATCGGGACTTCGGTCAACCGTTTCGGCGAATATACGATGGACGGAGTGGGGAATAGCGAGACTAATGTTCCTTCCTTGGCGAAAGACAAACATATCCCGGACCCTTACCGTGATTTCGGACTTTTCCTGAATTTCCAGTGGGAAGCGGATATATGGGGGAAGCTGACACGTAAGAAACAGGCGGCTGTAGCTCGTTGGATGGCTTCGGTTGAGGCAACCCGTTTTGCGCAGTCGGTCCTGATATCCGAATTGGCTGTCCACTATTATGAACTGATCGGTTTGGATAAACGTCGGGATGTCTTGGAAGAAGCCCATATCAGTTCCAAACGTTCGTATGAGCTAACTCGCCAGCTGAAGAAGGAGGGGGCCGAGACGCAGTTGGCTGTCGACCAGTTTCATGCCCGTATGCTACTGATAGAAAGCAAACTGTTGGAAAATGACCAACTGATCGGGGAGAAAGAGCGTGCGATAGCCTGCCTGTTAGGTGTCTTTCCGTTTGAAATCAGGCGTATGAGTTTTGAAGAGCTGCGTCAGATCCCTTTCCCGCTATCAGACGGTGTTCCGGCGAACATGCTGACCTTACGTCCCGACGTACGGGCCGCCGAGATGGAATTGCTGGCTTCAAAGGCGGATGTAATGGCGGCTAAAGCAGCCTTCTATCCTTCGTTGGTGTTGGGTGCGGGAGGCGGCTTCAATAGCTTTGATCTTGGCAAATGGTTCACAGCGCCTGCTTCGCTGGTTTACGATTTGGCAGCAGGAATTACTGCACCAGTCTTCCAGCGGAACCAGATTCGTTCGATGTGGAACGAGGCGCGTGCTTCGCAACGGATTGCCTTGTCGCAATATCACGAAACGGCCTTGAAGGCCTATACGGAAGTATTGGATTTGTATTGTGCCGGTCTAAACCAAGTGGAGCGTGTCCGCCTGAAAGAAGTGGAGACCGTAGCTCACCAACGTTCGGTCACCAATGCCAATGAACTTTTCAAATTGAATTATGTCGGCTTCCTCGAAGTGCTCTCTGCCAATGAACGTTATCTGGATAGCGAATTGGAACGTATCGACATCATCACCGACCTTTGCCGGAAAAAGATCCTTCTCTACCGGGCGTTGGGCGGTGGTTGCTAA